DNA sequence from the Candidatus Krumholzibacteriia bacterium genome:
GATACGGAGCCAACTCTGGAGGCGCGGCACGTGCATGCTCACCGGGGAACGGTTGCAGGGGTTGGGTCGCAGCAAGAATCGAGTGCCGCCACCGTTCCCCCGTGGGGCAGGCAGGCTCAGTAGCGGTACCAGAGCGCGAAGCGATGGACGCGATCGAGACCCTGGGCCTGCGGAGCGTTGGCGTACTCGAAGGCGGCTCCGCTCCAGCGCAGGCCCAGACCACCGGTCGGCGACCGGATGTCGCCGTCGGAGTCGTGGACGTAACCGGCGCGAATGGCGAACATGTTGGCGTAGACGAACTCGCCGCCGAAGTGGTGGACGTCGAAGTCCCCGATGTTGGAGCCCCAGGCGACCAGCGACCGTTCCCATTCGTAACCGAAGCGCAGCTCACCGACCTCGGAGCGGTAGACGTCGTAGGTACCACCCACACGCAGCATGCGCGGCATGGGATCGCTCTGGTCCGCGTCGATGAAGGTGATGTCCGGTCCCAGGTTGGCGAGGAGAGCGCCAGCGCGCACGCGACCCTGGGCGTACATGGCGCCGAGATCGAAGCCCCAAGAGGAGCCGGTGCCGCTGCCCGAGCCGAGGGCGTCGGGGATCTTGTCCTCCGGCGCCAGGTCGATGCGCACGTATTTGACCGCCACACCGAGGCCGAGATTGGGGAGGAACTTGAAGCCGAGCGCCACGGCGGGGGACATCTCGTAGCTGCTGAAGGTGCCCTGCGGGTTACCGCTGGAGTCCACCGCCTCGCTCTCGCCGTAGCTCAAGTAGGTGAAATCGACCTGCAGGGTGCCGATGCTGCCCGTGGGCCACACGTAGCCGCCATAGAAATAGAAGACGTCGTCGGCCAGATC
Encoded proteins:
- a CDS encoding PorV/PorQ family protein codes for the protein MHRPLSRPFLACLVFATAIVAASTAGAVDGSGAISLTIAPSVRGEAMGGMYTSLPLDYSARWGNPALLAFVDRSTFGLMYSKLVPDLADDVFYFYGGYVWPTGSIGTLQVDFTYLSYGESEAVDSSGNPQGTFSSYEMSPAVALGFKFLPNLGLGVAVKYVRIDLAPEDKIPDALGSGSGTGSSWGFDLGAMYAQGRVRAGALLANLGPDITFIDADQSDPMPRMLRVGGTYDVYRSEVGELRFGYEWERSLVAWGSNIGDFDVHHFGGEFVYANMFAIRAGYVHDSDGDIRSPTGGLGLRWSGAAFEYANAPQAQGLDRVHRFALWYRY